The following coding sequences are from one Lysinibacillus sp. FSL W8-0992 window:
- a CDS encoding energy-coupling factor ABC transporter ATP-binding protein, with protein sequence MPEILSLNNVTFSYTPEDPELRNAVENVSFAVQEGEWIAIVGHNGSGKSTIAKLMNGLLFPQQGDVRILREVLNEDNLWECRSQMGMVFQNPDNQFVGATVQDDVAFALENNGIPFEEMVKRVHASLEQVKMSSFLDHEPHHLSGGQKQRVAIAGALALKPKLLILDEATSMLDPQGRIEVLQTVQTLRAETGLTVLSITHDLEEAMLADRILFMNDGKKFAEGPPAEIFSLGDKLTELGLDLPFAMKLSKLLQKEGVPLMGQHMTEEELVNDLWTSNFNK encoded by the coding sequence ATGCCCGAAATTTTATCGTTAAATAATGTGACGTTTTCATATACACCTGAAGATCCAGAGCTGCGAAATGCTGTCGAAAATGTAAGCTTCGCCGTACAGGAAGGTGAATGGATTGCTATAGTTGGCCATAATGGTTCTGGTAAATCAACGATAGCCAAACTAATGAATGGTTTACTATTCCCGCAACAGGGAGATGTACGTATATTACGAGAAGTATTAAATGAAGATAATCTGTGGGAATGTCGCTCGCAAATGGGGATGGTTTTTCAAAATCCAGACAATCAATTTGTAGGAGCTACAGTACAAGATGATGTTGCCTTTGCTCTTGAAAATAACGGCATACCGTTTGAAGAGATGGTAAAGCGTGTACATGCATCACTAGAACAAGTAAAGATGAGCAGTTTTTTGGATCATGAGCCACATCATTTATCAGGTGGACAGAAGCAACGCGTCGCTATCGCAGGAGCATTAGCTTTAAAGCCAAAGTTGCTCATTTTAGATGAGGCAACATCTATGTTAGATCCACAAGGACGTATAGAGGTTTTACAAACTGTACAAACATTACGTGCAGAAACAGGGCTAACAGTTTTATCGATTACACATGATTTAGAAGAAGCCATGTTGGCGGATCGTATACTTTTCATGAATGATGGCAAAAAGTTTGCAGAAGGCCCACCTGCTGAAATTTTTTCGCTGGGGGACAAGTTAACGGAGTTAGGTCTTGATCTACCGTTTGCCATGAAGTTATCAAAGTTATTGCAAAAGGAAGGTGTTCCGTTAATGGGACAACATATGACAGAAGAAGAGTTGGTGAATGATTTATGGACATCAAACTTCAACAAGTAA
- a CDS encoding energy-coupling factor ABC transporter ATP-binding protein translates to MDIKLQQVSYAYSQGTPFEKRALFDVDFEIPSHTYQAIIGHTGSGKSTILQHFNALLKPTSGKVQIGERTVEAGKKAKNLKAVRQRVGIVFQFPEHQLFEETVLKDIMFGPMNFGVSQKEAEIRARELVRLVGLPENVLDKSPFDLSGGQMRRVAIAGVLAMEPEVIVLDEPTAGLDPRGQKEIMDMFYALHQERSLTTILVTHSMEDAARYADNIVIMHEGKNVLSGTPRDIFKDVETLKQFRLEPPRIVRFQQKVEKMINTPLAKVCLTEEELAIEMARLLREERAES, encoded by the coding sequence ATGGACATCAAACTTCAACAAGTAAGCTATGCATACTCTCAAGGAACACCTTTTGAAAAACGTGCGTTATTCGATGTGGACTTTGAGATTCCATCTCACACGTACCAAGCGATTATTGGCCATACAGGGTCCGGTAAATCGACTATTCTTCAGCATTTTAATGCACTCCTAAAGCCAACATCAGGCAAGGTGCAAATAGGAGAGCGCACAGTGGAAGCTGGGAAAAAGGCAAAGAATTTAAAGGCGGTTCGTCAACGTGTAGGTATTGTTTTTCAATTTCCAGAGCATCAGCTGTTTGAAGAAACGGTATTAAAGGATATTATGTTCGGGCCTATGAATTTTGGTGTCTCACAGAAAGAAGCCGAGATACGTGCTAGAGAGCTTGTCCGATTAGTTGGATTGCCTGAAAATGTGCTCGACAAATCACCATTTGATCTATCGGGCGGACAAATGAGACGTGTAGCAATTGCGGGTGTATTGGCAATGGAGCCAGAGGTGATTGTTTTAGACGAACCAACAGCTGGGCTAGATCCTCGTGGACAAAAAGAAATTATGGATATGTTTTATGCATTACATCAGGAGCGTAGTTTAACGACGATTCTCGTTACGCATAGTATGGAGGATGCAGCTCGTTATGCTGACAATATCGTCATTATGCATGAGGGGAAAAATGTATTGAGTGGAACACCACGTGATATTTTTAAGGATGTTGAGACATTAAAGCAATTTCGTTTAGAGCCACCCCGTATTGTACGCTTCCAACAAAAGGTTGAAAAGATGATCAATACACCTCTAGCAAAGGTATGTTTAACAGAAGAGGAGCTAGCGATTGAAATGGCTCGATTATTGAGAGAGGAGCGTGCAGAGTCATGA
- a CDS encoding energy-coupling factor transporter transmembrane component T family protein, with product MMEKMIFGRFLPGDSPVHKLDPRSKLVFVFAFIIIVFLANNTITYAMLLAFTLLIVLVSRIRLYFLINGLKPVLFLMAFTFLLHIFMTKEGDLLFHWKFISIYEGGVRQGIYISTRFLVLVFMTSILTLTTSPISITDGIEVLLNPLKKIKVPVHELALMMSISLRFIPTLMDETDKIMKAQMARGSDLSSGPIKDRIKAVVPLLVPLFVSAFKRAEDLATAMEVRGYRGGEGRTRYRKLKWDIGDTFALALLVAMAVLLFFYRS from the coding sequence ATGATGGAGAAGATGATTTTCGGGCGCTTCCTGCCAGGAGATTCTCCTGTTCATAAGCTTGACCCACGATCTAAACTCGTATTCGTTTTTGCATTTATCATTATTGTATTTTTAGCTAATAATACAATAACATATGCAATGCTATTAGCTTTTACGTTACTCATTGTTTTAGTGTCACGTATACGCTTGTACTTTTTAATAAATGGCTTGAAGCCTGTTCTCTTTTTAATGGCGTTTACTTTCTTGCTACATATCTTTATGACGAAGGAAGGCGACCTATTATTTCATTGGAAATTTATCTCCATCTACGAGGGCGGCGTTCGCCAAGGGATTTATATTTCAACGCGTTTCCTAGTTTTAGTGTTTATGACGTCTATTTTAACACTGACAACATCTCCGATTTCCATTACAGATGGGATTGAGGTGTTGCTAAATCCATTGAAAAAAATAAAAGTACCTGTTCATGAGCTAGCACTAATGATGTCTATTTCACTGCGCTTTATTCCAACTTTGATGGATGAGACAGATAAGATTATGAAGGCGCAAATGGCGCGTGGTTCTGATCTATCTTCAGGACCGATAAAAGACCGCATTAAAGCGGTTGTTCCACTGTTAGTCCCACTCTTTGTAAGTGCCTTTAAACGTGCAGAGGACTTAGCGACTGCAATGGAGGTTCGAGGCTATCGTGGCGGTGAAGGACGTACGCGCTATCGTAAGCTGAAGTGGGATATAGGTGATACATTTGCGCTTGCCTTATTAGTAGCAATGGCTGTTTTATTATTTTTCTATAGAAGTTAA
- the truA gene encoding tRNA pseudouridine(38-40) synthase TruA, producing MRRLKAIISYDGTQFSGYQVQPGERTVQAEVERVLAVMHKGNKVKVTASGRTDARVHATGQTLHFDTPLAIPVEKYMKALNVQLPRDIRVLSIEEVADDFHARYSVTGKRYRYIWSCEPVQSPFRRHYTVETNGVKPDVKAMQEAASAIIGTHDFSCFCAANTSVQNKVRTVNALQFEWHGEELHMVIEGSGFLYNMVRIIAGTLWEVGIGRREVGNVETVVASMDRDQAGKTAPPQGLYLEKVFY from the coding sequence ATGCGACGATTAAAAGCAATTATTAGTTATGATGGAACGCAATTTTCTGGTTATCAAGTGCAACCAGGAGAGCGTACAGTACAAGCAGAAGTTGAGCGTGTACTTGCTGTTATGCATAAAGGTAACAAGGTTAAAGTAACGGCAAGTGGTCGCACTGATGCAAGAGTACATGCAACTGGACAAACACTGCATTTTGATACGCCGCTTGCAATACCAGTAGAAAAATATATGAAGGCGTTAAATGTCCAGCTTCCAAGAGATATCCGTGTATTATCGATAGAGGAAGTAGCAGATGATTTTCATGCGCGTTATAGTGTAACAGGAAAACGCTATCGCTATATATGGTCTTGTGAGCCTGTACAAAGCCCGTTCCGTAGACATTACACAGTAGAGACTAATGGTGTGAAACCAGACGTGAAAGCGATGCAGGAGGCTGCAAGTGCTATTATCGGGACACATGACTTCTCATGCTTTTGCGCGGCGAATACTAGTGTGCAAAATAAAGTGCGAACAGTAAACGCACTTCAATTTGAGTGGCATGGTGAAGAGCTACATATGGTCATTGAAGGTAGTGGCTTCTTATACAATATGGTACGCATCATTGCCGGCACTTTATGGGAAGTCGGCATAGGGCGCAGAGAAGTGGGAAATGTCGAGACCGTTGTTGCATCGATGGATCGCGACCAGGCTGGTAAAACGGCGCCACCACAAGGTTTATACCTTGAAAAAGTATTCTATTAG
- the rplM gene encoding 50S ribosomal protein L13: MRTTFMAKGHEVDRKWLVVDAEGQTLGRLASEVAAILRGKHKPTFTPNVDTGDHVIIINADKIHLTGNKLEGKLYRHHTQFAGGLKTRTAGEMLEKYPTRMIELAIKGMLPKNSLGRKMFGKLNVYTGTEHPHAAQKPEAYELRG; encoded by the coding sequence ATGCGTACAACATTCATGGCTAAAGGTCACGAAGTAGACCGTAAATGGTTAGTAGTTGATGCAGAAGGCCAAACTCTTGGACGTTTAGCTTCTGAAGTAGCTGCAATCTTACGTGGTAAACATAAACCAACATTCACACCAAACGTTGACACAGGTGATCACGTAATCATCATCAACGCTGACAAAATCCATTTAACTGGTAACAAATTAGAGGGTAAACTTTACCGTCACCATACTCAATTTGCGGGTGGTTTAAAAACTCGTACTGCTGGTGAAATGTTAGAAAAGTACCCAACACGTATGATCGAATTAGCTATTAAAGGGATGCTTCCTAAAAACTCTTTAGGTCGTAAAATGTTCGGTAAACTTAACGTTTACACTGGAACTGAGCACCCACATGCTGCACAAAAACCAGAAGCTTATGAGCTTCGCGGATAA
- the rpsI gene encoding 30S ribosomal protein S9, with protein MAQVQYIGTGRRKSSVARVRLVPGTGKIVINKREIEEYVPFAALREVIKQPLVATETTGSYDIHVNVNGGGYTGQAGAVRHGIARALLQVDPDFRAALKSAGLLTRDSRMKERKKPGLRGARRAPQFSKR; from the coding sequence TTGGCACAAGTTCAATACATCGGCACTGGTCGCCGTAAAAGCTCTGTAGCTCGTGTACGTTTAGTACCAGGTACAGGTAAAATTGTTATCAACAAACGTGAAATCGAAGAATACGTACCATTCGCTGCATTACGTGAAGTAATTAAACAACCATTAGTAGCTACTGAAACTACAGGAAGCTATGACATCCACGTAAACGTTAACGGTGGTGGATATACTGGTCAAGCTGGAGCTGTACGTCATGGTATCGCTCGTGCTCTACTTCAAGTAGACCCAGATTTCCGTGCTGCACTTAAATCAGCTGGATTACTTACTCGTGATTCACGCATGAAAGAACGTAAAAAACCAGGTCTACGCGGCGCTCGTCGTGCACCTCAGTTCTCAAAACGTTAA
- a CDS encoding S8 family peptidase, with translation MLKKQDVLFLFLMVLIILGCEYFKENETSLEDKKVKVGIIDSGIFVQHELFKNLNLCNYDILEKKEVDNPIDLLGHGTAVTSVIVNNLELEEQKNIQFFNIVYLNENGKGEVEYFVDAVEWAITKEIDVLNLSIGFQSYHSEIERVVKKALDSGMIIISSAGNNLGFNSDFPARFKDVISVSAVTKENMQLATSSTGKVDFVAQGQNIKVADLDGTYKIQSGSSLATAYITSFVMKEMLSKSNIKNNKDAFNLLKKYALDLGVDGKDEIYGYGLIKM, from the coding sequence ATGCTTAAAAAGCAAGACGTCCTCTTTTTATTTTTAATGGTATTAATAATTTTAGGTTGTGAATATTTCAAAGAAAATGAAACTTCATTAGAGGATAAAAAAGTAAAAGTCGGCATTATTGATAGTGGTATTTTTGTCCAACATGAATTGTTTAAAAATTTGAATTTATGTAATTACGATATTTTAGAAAAAAAGGAAGTGGATAATCCAATTGATTTATTGGGGCATGGTACTGCGGTTACATCAGTTATAGTTAATAACTTGGAATTAGAAGAACAAAAGAATATTCAATTCTTTAATATTGTTTATTTAAATGAAAATGGGAAGGGGGAAGTAGAATACTTTGTTGATGCGGTTGAATGGGCTATTACAAAAGAAATAGATGTTCTTAATTTAAGTATTGGTTTCCAAAGTTATCATTCAGAAATAGAAAGAGTAGTAAAGAAAGCTTTAGATTCTGGAATGATTATTATTAGTTCTGCGGGTAATAATTTAGGGTTTAATAGTGATTTCCCAGCACGTTTTAAAGATGTTATTTCAGTAAGCGCTGTAACTAAAGAAAATATGCAGTTAGCAACATCTTCAACTGGGAAAGTAGATTTTGTCGCTCAGGGTCAAAATATTAAGGTTGCAGATTTAGATGGTACATACAAAATACAATCAGGTTCTTCTTTGGCTACGGCTTATATCACTTCATTTGTTATGAAAGAAATGCTGTCTAAATCTAATATAAAAAACAATAAAGACGCATTCAATTTATTGAAAAAGTATGCCTTGGACTTAGGTGTAGATGGAAAAGATGAAATATACGGTTATGGTTTAATTAAAATGTAG
- a CDS encoding SAR2788 family putative toxin — MKKIIYAIIFTLFASNVLPHVSYAYMPTFENNNVQHHEGIEINSEEDDENLIIDISLATDDVKASVQLTFEYQNNMHGTVKYLEEMQHNDVIEKDYDLQVLEFTEENYHVNLTDMQTGERTELNSLHAEATALPAVAILIIRVGLQYAIKHYGKKAAIKALIDLGVSQITEQFGGTVKTAKNNKGKVITIPNKKQEIVVRLMEDESGVRSDPYWRMSVGSKSIDINGNFESKKEKTHIKLDESSPATIIKLIKKFKK, encoded by the coding sequence ATGAAAAAAATTATTTATGCCATAATTTTTACACTTTTTGCTTCTAATGTTCTTCCACATGTTAGTTATGCGTATATGCCTACTTTTGAGAATAATAATGTGCAGCATCATGAAGGTATTGAAATTAACTCTGAAGAAGATGATGAGAATTTAATAATAGATATTTCATTAGCAACTGACGATGTGAAAGCTAGTGTACAATTGACCTTTGAATATCAAAATAATATGCATGGTACTGTAAAATATTTAGAGGAAATGCAGCATAATGATGTAATAGAAAAGGACTATGATTTGCAAGTTCTCGAATTTACAGAAGAGAACTACCATGTTAATTTGACAGATATGCAAACAGGTGAAAGGACTGAGCTAAATTCTCTTCACGCTGAAGCCACAGCACTACCTGCAGTGGCAATACTGATAATTAGGGTTGGATTACAATATGCTATAAAGCATTATGGCAAAAAAGCGGCTATAAAAGCTTTAATCGATTTAGGTGTTTCGCAAATTACAGAACAGTTTGGTGGTACGGTGAAAACTGCTAAAAATAATAAAGGTAAAGTAATCACCATTCCAAATAAAAAGCAGGAGATTGTTGTCCGATTAATGGAAGATGAATCAGGAGTTAGATCAGATCCTTATTGGCGTATGTCAGTAGGTAGTAAATCAATAGATATAAATGGTAACTTTGAAAGTAAAAAAGAAAAAACACATATTAAGTTAGACGAATCTTCACCTGCTACAATTATTAAACTAATAAAAAAATTCAAAAAATAG
- a CDS encoding YxiG family protein: protein MERNKMIEGIEKLLFKQAEFGRVYKFNIDYFEKTVRLVVLGVSGRQIEKTMILFEQVLSLYMCQFDEAEGIRLNELGYGDDVLLSEIGYHPNGFGKIKLDRIDLKSNIIKENVADTNFYFQLNDKDYFFLEANRLVINDKEFNNLLKFKKDT, encoded by the coding sequence ATGGAAAGAAACAAAATGATTGAAGGAATTGAAAAGCTTTTATTTAAACAAGCCGAGTTCGGGAGAGTATATAAATTTAATATTGATTATTTCGAAAAAACTGTGAGATTAGTAGTGCTGGGTGTTAGCGGAAGACAAATTGAAAAAACAATGATTTTATTTGAACAAGTGCTTTCACTATACATGTGTCAGTTTGACGAAGCAGAAGGGATTCGTTTAAATGAACTAGGATATGGAGATGATGTATTGTTATCAGAAATAGGCTATCATCCTAATGGATTCGGTAAAATTAAATTGGACAGAATAGATTTAAAATCAAATATAATAAAAGAAAATGTAGCTGATACAAACTTTTATTTTCAATTAAACGACAAAGATTATTTCTTTCTTGAAGCGAATCGCTTAGTAATCAATGATAAAGAGTTTAATAATCTTTTAAAGTTTAAAAAGGATACTTGA
- a CDS encoding YxiG family protein, whose protein sequence is MTREKMIEEIETLLFTEAEFGRLFDVQIDYLKETVRLDVLSTSRKRIKKTILLFEQVLSVYVCNSEDAEGFRLKELNDKDEALLSEISYHPYGFGKIIVETINAKLKGIKEITSNTNFYFQVNNKDYFFLEANRLVINNKVFNNLLVL, encoded by the coding sequence ATGACGAGAGAAAAAATGATTGAAGAAATAGAGACACTTTTATTTACAGAAGCAGAGTTTGGAAGGCTTTTTGATGTTCAAATCGATTATTTAAAGGAAACTGTAAGATTAGATGTGCTTAGTACAAGCAGAAAACGCATTAAAAAGACCATTCTATTATTTGAACAAGTACTTTCTGTGTACGTGTGTAATTCTGAGGATGCAGAGGGCTTTCGTTTAAAAGAGCTGAATGATAAGGACGAAGCATTATTATCAGAAATCAGCTACCACCCATATGGATTTGGCAAAATTATAGTGGAGACTATAAATGCAAAATTAAAAGGTATTAAAGAAATTACTTCAAATACCAATTTTTATTTCCAAGTAAACAATAAAGATTATTTCTTTTTGGAAGCGAATCGTTTAGTCATCAATAATAAAGTGTTTAATAATTTGTTAGTACTTTAA
- a CDS encoding YxiG family protein yields MKREKIIEEIESLLFTQAEFGIVVDINIDYFEDNVKLIVVSLGEKLIEKTVMLFEQVLSLYMCKSDDAEGFRLNELGYGDDILLSEISYHPYGFGKIKAENINANLKDIEITSNTNFYFQVNNKDYFFLEANRLVINNKVFNNLLVP; encoded by the coding sequence ATGAAGCGGGAGAAAATAATTGAAGAAATAGAGTCACTTTTATTTACACAAGCTGAGTTCGGTATAGTTGTTGATATTAATATAGATTATTTTGAAGACAATGTGAAATTAATTGTGGTTAGTTTAGGTGAAAAGCTAATTGAAAAAACAGTTATGTTATTTGAACAAGTACTTTCTTTGTACATGTGTAAGTCTGATGATGCAGAGGGATTTCGTTTAAATGAGCTTGGTTATGGGGATGATATATTGTTGTCAGAAATCAGCTACCACCCATATGGCTTCGGTAAAATTAAAGCTGAGAACATAAATGCCAACTTAAAAGATATCGAAATTACTTCAAATACCAATTTTTATTTCCAAGTAAACAATAAAGATTATTTCTTTTTGGAAGCCAATCGTTTAGTAATCAATAATAAAGTGTTTAATAATTTGTTAGTTCCTTAA
- a CDS encoding YxiG family protein → MEQEKIMEEIQMLLSEEVEFGVVMNVDIGYFGETVKLVVAKKYKQEVLKKVVFFEQVLSFYMCQLENIEGIRLNDYDYGDEQLLTGISYHPNGVDKITIESLDPELKGIEEISSTTNFSFHINNKACFFIEANRVVFEGKFFKDLIAPENELKWEDES, encoded by the coding sequence ATGGAACAAGAAAAAATAATGGAAGAAATTCAAATGCTTTTATCGGAAGAAGTAGAGTTCGGTGTCGTGATGAATGTAGATATAGGTTATTTTGGAGAAACCGTTAAATTAGTTGTCGCTAAAAAATACAAACAAGAAGTTTTGAAAAAGGTCGTATTCTTTGAACAAGTACTGTCTTTCTACATGTGTCAGCTCGAAAATATAGAGGGCATTCGTTTAAATGACTACGATTACGGAGATGAGCAATTGCTAACAGGGATTAGCTATCATCCAAATGGCGTTGACAAAATTACAATCGAAAGTTTAGATCCAGAATTAAAAGGTATAGAAGAAATTTCATCTACTACAAATTTTAGCTTCCACATTAACAATAAAGCCTGTTTCTTTATAGAAGCGAATCGTGTAGTTTTTGAAGGTAAGTTTTTTAAAGATTTAATCGCGCCAGAAAATGAACTGAAATGGGAAGATGAAAGTTGA
- a CDS encoding N-acetylmuramoyl-L-alanine amidase: MKRWLALGVIMLMSIVVVAYETNASDRNFFLPDPLGGIKIVIDAGHGGQDGGASKGEVIEKEITLAIAQHVEKQLKKKGATVVMTRTKDGDVIEEHAPSEKFGTLRERKKQDIFLRKDIVAKEQPDIFITIHANAIPETKWRGAQVFYHKEGHADGELLAKSIQQSIRTNLQNTDREALSIKQIYLLKKAEVPAALVETGFISNDEERALLVDKKYQEKMATAIVEGIEDYLLGKIE; the protein is encoded by the coding sequence GTGAAGCGCTGGCTTGCACTAGGAGTAATTATGCTGATGAGTATAGTGGTCGTGGCATATGAAACGAATGCTTCGGACCGCAACTTCTTCTTACCTGACCCACTAGGTGGCATAAAAATTGTCATCGATGCGGGACACGGTGGTCAGGATGGAGGTGCTTCAAAGGGCGAAGTAATTGAAAAGGAAATTACACTTGCAATTGCTCAGCATGTGGAGAAGCAACTAAAGAAGAAGGGCGCAACGGTCGTGATGACGCGTACAAAGGATGGGGATGTTATTGAAGAACACGCGCCATCAGAAAAATTTGGTACATTGAGGGAACGAAAAAAGCAGGATATCTTTTTACGAAAGGATATTGTTGCAAAAGAACAACCAGATATTTTTATAACAATTCACGCTAATGCAATTCCTGAAACAAAGTGGCGTGGAGCGCAGGTGTTTTATCATAAAGAAGGACATGCTGATGGGGAGTTGTTAGCGAAGAGCATTCAGCAATCTATTCGAACGAACTTACAAAATACGGACCGGGAAGCATTATCGATTAAACAAATCTACTTGTTGAAAAAGGCGGAAGTACCAGCTGCGTTAGTGGAGACTGGATTTATCAGTAATGATGAGGAACGTGCACTATTAGTCGATAAAAAATATCAAGAGAAAATGGCAACTGCTATCGTTGAAGGTATTGAAGACTACTTACTTGGGAAAATTGAATAG
- a CDS encoding P-loop NTPase: MITEQQVREKLGQLQDPFLHKTLAETDGITNVSIKEEKNHVSVKIAIAKTNTPEQMQLQMKIVDVLKEAGANTVGIRFEELSTEKLQSFRGTATEAEAQDILSPLSTVQVISIASGKGGVGKSTVSVNLAVALARLGKKVGLIDADIYGFSVPDMMGVTDMPKVVDNRIYPVDRFGVKVISMGFFVENNAPIVWRGPMLGKVLDQFFRDVEWGELDYLLLDLPPGTGDVALDIHQMLPSSKEIVVTTPHPTAAFVAARAGAMALQTEHEILGVIENMAWFESKSGEREFVFGQGGGAKLTEELRTELLGQIPLGQPDWTDEDFAPSVYAENHSTGQTYLDIASKIIEKLNK, translated from the coding sequence GTGATAACTGAACAACAAGTACGAGAAAAACTGGGACAACTACAAGATCCATTTTTACATAAAACCTTAGCAGAAACAGACGGTATTACGAATGTATCAATTAAAGAAGAAAAAAATCATGTGAGTGTAAAAATTGCTATTGCTAAAACAAATACACCTGAACAAATGCAACTTCAAATGAAAATTGTGGATGTATTAAAAGAAGCGGGCGCTAACACTGTTGGTATTCGTTTTGAAGAGTTATCGACAGAAAAACTGCAAAGCTTCCGTGGAACAGCAACAGAAGCAGAAGCTCAAGATATTTTATCACCACTAAGCACAGTGCAGGTAATTTCAATTGCATCTGGTAAAGGTGGCGTAGGGAAATCTACAGTATCTGTTAACTTAGCGGTTGCTTTAGCACGCCTTGGTAAAAAAGTAGGCTTAATTGATGCCGACATTTATGGATTCAGTGTGCCCGATATGATGGGTGTTACAGATATGCCGAAAGTAGTGGATAATCGTATTTACCCTGTTGACCGTTTTGGTGTAAAAGTGATTTCAATGGGATTCTTTGTTGAGAATAACGCACCAATCGTTTGGCGTGGGCCAATGCTTGGAAAGGTATTAGATCAATTTTTCCGTGATGTAGAATGGGGAGAACTAGATTACCTTCTATTAGATTTACCACCAGGAACAGGCGACGTTGCTTTAGATATTCATCAAATGTTACCTTCTTCAAAAGAAATTGTTGTGACAACGCCTCATCCAACAGCAGCATTCGTTGCAGCTCGTGCAGGTGCAATGGCTCTACAAACAGAACATGAGATTCTAGGCGTTATTGAAAATATGGCATGGTTTGAGTCAAAATCAGGGGAACGTGAATTTGTATTTGGCCAAGGTGGCGGTGCAAAATTAACTGAAGAACTTCGTACAGAGCTACTGGGACAAATTCCACTAGGTCAGCCAGATTGGACTGATGAAGATTTCGCGCCTTCTGTGTATGCCGAAAATCATTCTACAGGACAAACTTATTTAGATATTGCTTCGAAAATCATTGAAAAATTAAATAAATAA
- the gerD gene encoding spore germination lipoprotein GerD: MRKLTLLLILTLFLAACSQQDKTSTMSYDEIKKIMIDSLQTEDGKKALRQLLEEPSFRELLILEHDEVKKATEETLLSKEAEDFWKKTFEDPKFKETVAKSMQKQQSDIMKELMKDPTFQKDMESFFGQPDMQKQMETILKSSNLRKQMEEVVKETIESPLMQAKWLELIKKSGESTSSESDSKKEASGESDGSANKDDKSK, from the coding sequence ATGCGAAAATTGACTTTATTACTGATTTTGACGCTTTTTCTTGCTGCCTGCTCTCAACAAGATAAAACCTCTACCATGTCTTATGATGAGATAAAAAAAATTATGATTGACTCTCTACAAACAGAGGATGGTAAAAAGGCGTTACGACAGCTTCTAGAGGAACCGAGTTTTCGTGAATTATTGATATTAGAACATGATGAAGTGAAAAAGGCGACAGAAGAGACTTTGCTTTCAAAAGAAGCTGAGGATTTTTGGAAAAAGACATTTGAGGATCCAAAGTTCAAAGAAACTGTAGCCAAAAGTATGCAAAAACAGCAATCGGATATTATGAAGGAACTAATGAAAGATCCGACATTCCAAAAGGATATGGAGTCATTCTTTGGTCAACCTGATATGCAAAAGCAAATGGAGACAATTTTAAAATCATCCAATCTTCGCAAGCAAATGGAGGAAGTCGTAAAGGAAACGATTGAAAGTCCACTAATGCAAGCGAAATGGCTGGAGCTTATCAAAAAAAGCGGTGAAAGTACTTCATCGGAAAGCGATAGTAAAAAAGAGGCTAGCGGTGAAAGTGATGGCAGCGCAAATAAGGATGACAAAAGCAAATAA